ATCCTATTGAATAGCCATCCGGAAGCTCAATCTTAGCAACCTTTTTCTGGGCATCTGCAATTGTACTTCCCAAATCGCGGTCACGGATAGAGAATTTCACTCCAATATATCTCTTAATATCATCACGATAAATAAATGCTGCTCCGTTATCTTTAACAATGGTACTGATCTCTTTTAAAGGAATTTTGGTACCATCCTGCGTAGGAACCATCAGTGCTGCAATATCATTTTCATCTTTTCTGTACTCCTGTGAGTAACGAAGACGGATGGGAAACTTTCTTTCTCCATCGAACATTTCTGAAGCCGTTTTTCCACCAAAAGCCATTTCCAAAACCGCCTGTGCATCTGCAGGCATTACTCCGTAAGCTGCCATTTTATCCCTATCAAGAACAACACTTACTTCCGGCTGACCAATATTTTTAATGATTCCCGGATCTTTTACACCGTCTACATCTTTGATTTGTTTTAAAACTTCTTCCGCCAATCTGTCCAGTGTTTCCAAATTGTCACCATAAATTTTAATCCCGTTTTCTGCTTTGAAACCTGCCACCGCTTCGGCAACGTTGTCGGAAATCGGCTGGGAATAGTTAAAAGTAATTCCCTGATAGTTTCTTAGCTTTTTATCGATTTCTTCAATTAATTCTTCATAAGTGATTTTTCTGTTCCACTCTTCTTTAGGCTTAAGATTTACTGCAAACTGTACGAATCCGAAACCATTCGGGTCAGTTCCGTCATTACTTCGTCCTGTTTGTGCCAAAACATCCGTCACCTCAGGAAAGCTCATGATATCCTTTTTAAGAAGATCTGCAGTTTTTAAAGACTCTTTTAAGGATGAACTCATCGGCATTTCTGCAGTAATCCAGAGCGAACCTTCATTTAACTGAGGTAAAAATTCCGTTCCTAAGAATTTACCTGAGAATAAGGTTACTGCTAAAAATGAAATGGCTACAATCAAGCTCATTCTTTTATGTTTAAAAGTATAATTGAAGCCTTTTAAAACAATTCTGTCCCAGAAATTTACAAAAGGGTTATTCTTTTCTTTAACATTCTTATTTAAAAGGATATGCGAAAGAACCGGTACCAACGTTAGGGTGAAAATCAAAGCCCCCATCAAAGCAAAACCTAAAGTAAAAGCCAATGGTGAGAACATTTTTCCTTCCACCTTCTGAAATGAGAAGATCGGAATTAAGGAAGTAATAATAATTAATTTCGAAAAGAAAATTGCTTTCCCCAATCCGGTTCCGGTTTGTTTGATCCAGCCTCCTTTGGCCAATTTATTGAAACGTTCTTCTCCGTATTTATGAGCTTTATGATCGAGCATTACAAAGAGTCCTTCTACCATGACGACGGCTCCGTCAATGATGATCCCGAAATCTACCGCACCCAGCGAAAGTAAGTTTGCACTCATTCCCGCAAGCTTTAAACATAAAAATGCAAATAACAGAGATAACGGAATAATAATGGAAACAATTAAAGTTGTTCTCCAGTCAGCCATGAAGATCAAAACGATCACGGTCACCAAAACAATTCCTTCAATAAGGTTGTGCATTACGGTATGCGTAGTGAAATCCATCAGATTATCACGGTCGTAGAAAGTGACCATTTTTACATCTTTCGGAAGGATTTTTTCGTTGAGTTCTTTAATTTTAGCTTTTACTCCCACTAATACTTCGCGCGGATTC
Above is a genomic segment from Chryseobacterium geocarposphaerae containing:
- a CDS encoding efflux RND transporter permease subunit, with amino-acid sequence MNKFIKNIIAFSLKNKAFTFIWVAVLAVAGFISFKNMPIEAFPDVTNTQIVIITQWNGRSAEEVERFVTTPIELAMSPVQKKTSVRSTTMFGLSIVKILFDDGVDDTFARNQVNNQLRTVSLPDEVDPEVQPPYGPTGEIFRYTLESKKKDSRELLTLQSWVIDRALRGVPGVADINVFGGQDKVFELSIDPRALDKYNLTPLQVYDAVTKSNLNVGGDVIEKNGQAYVVRGIGLVKSVADIGNITIQNDSGNPVLVKNVAEVHESSMPRVGQAGLNNHEDTVEGIVVMRKGENPREVLVGVKAKIKELNEKILPKDVKMVTFYDRDNLMDFTTHTVMHNLIEGIVLVTVIVLIFMADWRTTLIVSIIIPLSLLFAFLCLKLAGMSANLLSLGAVDFGIIIDGAVVMVEGLFVMLDHKAHKYGEERFNKLAKGGWIKQTGTGLGKAIFFSKLIIITSLIPIFSFQKVEGKMFSPLAFTLGFALMGALIFTLTLVPVLSHILLNKNVKEKNNPFVNFWDRIVLKGFNYTFKHKRMSLIVAISFLAVTLFSGKFLGTEFLPQLNEGSLWITAEMPMSSSLKESLKTADLLKKDIMSFPEVTDVLAQTGRSNDGTDPNGFGFVQFAVNLKPKEEWNRKITYEELIEEIDKKLRNYQGITFNYSQPISDNVAEAVAGFKAENGIKIYGDNLETLDRLAEEVLKQIKDVDGVKDPGIIKNIGQPEVSVVLDRDKMAAYGVMPADAQAVLEMAFGGKTASEMFDGERKFPIRLRYSQEYRKDENDIAALMVPTQDGTKIPLKEISTIVKDNGAAFIYRDDIKRYIGVKFSIRDRDLGSTIADAQKKVAKIELPDGYSIGWTGQFENQQRASKRLTQVVPISILGIFFLLFILFGNMKDSLLVLANVPFTLIGGIIALHITGINFGISAGVGMIALLGICIQNGVILITEFHHNVKSGLSLDESILNGVKSRTRPVIMTALMASIGLMPAALSTGIGSESQKPLAIVIIGGLITATVLTLLIFPIIFWIFNRTKKSQQI